The Tolypothrix sp. PCC 7712 region CAGTTGTTTGCGTCCAATAGAAAGATTATAAAATCGCTGGAATAAAGACTTAATTAATCCTTGCTGTGCCTGTTGGTGTTGAGGAATTGGCGCTCCTAATCCTAGGGAGTAATTACTCTGCTGCTCAAGGTTTACGGGTGGGTTTAAAGATGATGGCTGATACTCTGATGTCAAAGTAGTGTTGCCATGAAGCCTATTATTCATAAAAAATCTTCACCTGTCAGTCACTGAAAATACCCTAAATACGGAAGTATCAATATCCAGTCAGATTAATACTTAATATTTAATACTGAACTTCAAGCCAGGTTTTAAACTCGTGACTGGAAACTAATAAATTTCATCTATTTTATGGAAAAGATAGCTATAAAAGTAGATACGATATCACCCCTGATATTGAGTAGTAGATAGGTGAAAATTACCTGGCACCATTGGGATAATAAAATATATTTTGCTAATATTTATTACCCATCTCTTCGTAACTACTTTAGGCGCTCTATCTGCGATTCCCGGATTTTAATTTTGAGTGTCAATATCTCATAATTGCCATTTTCGGGATACTTGCTGATAGATATTCCTAGAGCTAACTTTCATTTGTGTTACTGACTTCCAAGCAAGTAGCTTGATTTTGGTAAACACATAGTAATTAATAGGGAACAGGTAAAAGCTCAAACAATTGGTACGAGTTGCTAAATCATGAATATGTTGTAAAAAATTTTTAACTCATAATCTGGCAACCCTTGTTGATTTCAGTACAATAGCTACATGAATTTTCTCTGCCTCAGTAATGCACCTAGTGGTTTTTACGTAAAGAAAATTTCCTAAATAAAAACCTATGCTGATAACAAAGAATGGCAATAATACCATGAAATCTTTTCACTATTAAAGTGTTAATATCAGGCTGATGTATGGTTAAATCAGTGTTTACCATAATTGCTGTGAAGCAAAGCAAATTTTGATGAAATTGATATTGTTTTGACTTCAACCTTGTAAGTAACTAATTATGCCATATATTGAGCATTATTTTGTAGTTATTTAAGTGACTTTATAAAAATAATACCTTTGTTAGATTTTAACTTTACAATTCTCCCAGTATTTCTGTCAAGCAAATTTAACAGGTATTGTTTGCTACAAAAATATATACTTAAGTTTGTGTGTCTTAGTATTACCAAGCAGTCCCAGAATATAAATTATTACTGGGTAGGTGAGAATCAAATATTAAATTTTTATATAGCTATCTGGTTGAATTGCAGAAATAATTTACACAAAAAGAAAAGGAATAGGGAACAGAGGATAGGGGAGAAGAATCCAGGTATGTTCAGTTATTTTCCAAATTAAATATGAGTTTCCTAGCAGCTATTTGATGCATGAACTTACTCGTTGCTTCAAAGGGGTGAACGAAAAAAGGTGTGGGGAAGAGCTTAGTTAGCGTACATCATACGCTAACTAAGCTCTGACTCATATAGATGTTAACTCTTATGAGAGTATGAATTATTTTTGAAATCTTGCCGCTTCTTCAACTAGGTCATTGAGTCCTAGTTCTAATGTATGAAGCACCTGGTTTAACGCTTCGATTTTTGTCCGATTTTTCATCATCTCAACTGCCTTTAAAAAAGCAGGACTACCTGCTTTACCAATATATTGATGACAACTTTTGCTACCATTTTTGGTAACAAAGATAGGTTCTCCTGATTGCCACTTGTAATACCAATAAGCGCCACCCTTACCTTTGGCGCGGTAACGAACAATCCAACAACTATTAGCAGCTACATCACTCTTAAGAAGAGTAGAGATTTCTTGGTTGATTTCTTCTCTTTTGGCTTGTAATTGTTCTATTCTATGTGCTAAATCTGAAAGATTCTGTTCTCTTGTTTTGACCACTATGTAAGTACTAACTTCAAAGGACAAGTTTTATCGTAAACTTTACGCTACCTGACTGTAATTGTAAGATTTGGATGACCAAAAATTTGACCATCGAGTTGAATTACTTAAATATGCTGCCCTTAATGCCATAACTCCTTCAGCTCCAAATAAAGACCAATGCATTCCCGCTTGTTTTAATCTTTGTGTAACCACACGCCGATTGGAGCTTTCAACCACTCCCGAACCAATCATTAAACCAGCTTTTAAATAAGAGTGATAATCAATCCGACTCTGATTATTAGTTAAATAACGCTCTAAATCGGTAATAGCTCCCTTTAAATCTTTCTTCTTTTTGGGGAATTGATGACAATTTTCAATTACTGTATTCCATTGTGATTTTTTTAGTAATTGTTGTTGAGTTTTTACCCAATCCAATTGATAGTCTTCGTTATTTGGATACGCTGCTTTCGCTACTGCCCACACATATTCCGAGAGATGAAAAAAGTCGAGAATTTCCACCGAACCTGGAAATTGTTCTGATGCCATCGACCAAATCCAATGTGCGCCATCACCAATTACTACGGTTTTTGTGGGTTTTGTACCTGCTACTTGATTATATAACTGGGATACTCTCTGAGTAAATTCTGGTCGAGATTTTAAAGTAGCTACATATTCCCGAGTACGTATAACACCTCTTTTTTTACCAACTTTTTGATGGTCTTTACTCCAGAAAATTACACCAACTTTTGCTTCTTTATATCCTTGTTTTTGATTCAAGGGAGTCATGACTCCATCAACTCCCACATATAATAAATCTGGTGGTTCCTGCTCTTGATTGGGAATTCCAAACTGTGAAGAAGTGTCTTGCTCACATCGAACCTGAAACTCTTGTGTTTGTAGTTGATTTCCTGTCTTTTCTACTTGATTAGCTAAGGTTTTTTGTGTCAAATCTAGTCTTGTCCATTTTTGAAACAAGGAGTGAGAATTTGGAAATTCACTACTAACTCCCAAGGCACAGGCTAATTCTAATACCATTGGTAGCCATTTATCTTTTGGTAGTCCTAACTCTTCATCAACTTTGACTTTAATACCATCTGTTGTCTCATAAGCTCTACGTACAACAACCATTTCACCTAATGGAGTGTAATATCTTTTTTCTCGTTTAGTTCTCGGATGTGAGTATTCGGCTTCTTTTTCTTCAATTAAGGCTTGGAATAAGCTTTGTTGCACAAAGTTCCCTAATTTTAGCCACATATTGTAAAATTCGCCCACAAATTCTTCTAAATGGTGACACTCCGGTAAGTCCTGGAGTGTGTCATTGATGTGAGACAGAATTGATTGGTGGTTGTTCATGGGAAGTTTGGTTTTATGGCATCTCAGATATGTTAGCGGAATTTGTCCGCTAACTCCTCTCCCACACTTTTTTTCGTTCACCCGCTTCAAAGCTAACGTCTCACAGAGAACCGGGAGTAGAAAAAATATCTTTGAGTTGTATCTAGCGGCACCAAATAGCAACTAAAAACCTGTATATCTGCCTAATTAAAAACTCAACACCAAAACCTATCAGCTCTTTGCTGGCTAAAGTACAGCTAACAACACTAGCCATTTGTCTAGGATGAATTCTCCCCAATTTTCTGATGTCGCCTAGAAGTAAAGCAGTACAAGATATTGAGTATATCAGAATGTTTGTGGAGAAATTAGATGTCTTCATTACTAGCTTTGTCCAATAGTTTAGCTGATACCGTAGAACAAGTCGGGAGTTCTGTAGTTGCAGTTAACGCTGGTAGACGGGTTTCCTCAAGTGGAATTCACTGGCGGAATGGCATCATTGTCACTTCCGATGAATCGCTGCAACGTTATGAGGAAATTACTATTACTCTGGCAGATGGCCGTACTGTTGGAGCTACACATTTAGGACATGATTCTAGTACAGATGTCGCTGTGTTTCAAATTTCAGATGCAGCCGTACCTGTGGCGACAATTGGCGATACTACAACACTTAAAGTAGGCAATTTAGTATTAGGAATAGCCAGAAGTAACGAAGGAGAATTGCGCGCGGCTTTAGGCGCAGTAAGTGTCGTGAGTGGTGCGTGGCGGAGTATGAACGGTGGGAATATTGACCAATATATCCGCCCAGATATTACCCTATATCCAGGCTTTGCTGGCGGCCCGTTGGTAGATGCGGCTGGTAATGTAGTAGGCATGAATACATCGGGAAGGCGTAGTACAGCATTAACTATCCCTGTGGCTACAGTTAACCGTGTAGTTGAGCAATTATTAGCTAAAGGTCATATTGCCCGGGGTTATTTAGGTGTAGGAATGCAACCTGTACGCTTACCCAATAACCTCACAACTACCTTAAATTTACTTACTGATACTGGTGTAATTGTTGTCAATGTTGAGCCAGCTGGGCCTGCAGATAAAGCCGGGGTATTGCTGGGGGATGTATTAGTGAAATTGGATGGTACAACGGTGAGTGATACCGGTGATGTGATGGCGTTACTTAATAGTAGCGATCGCGTGGGTAAAACTGTACCATTGCAAGTGGTTCGTGGTGGGGTGTTAGTCGAGTTAGCGATCGCAATTGGCGAACGTCCAGCTGAGTAATGCAAAATTCACAATTCACGATGGCAAAACTATGACTAACACAAGCTTTCCCAACATTGCTGATGAATTGGCAGCCTTAGCTGCTAAATTACGCCACAACACCGTTAAAGTCAGAAGCGGTTCCCAAGGAGTTGGTTCTGGTGTGATTTGGCAAGCCGATGGCTTAATTATTACCAATGCCCATGTCGCTACTAGCCGCAGAGCTACGGTAGAATTAGCTGATGGGCGGATATTTGAAGCTGTACGTACTAAGTTTGACCCACAACAAGATTTAGCTGCACTGAAAATTAATGCTACTAACTTACAGACTGCAACTATTGGTGATTCGGATGCGCTGCGAGTCGGGGAATTAGTTATAGCGGTGGGGAATCCCTTTGCTGATACTGGCGCTGTGACTACAGGAATTATTCACGGACAGCATCAACGAGCAGTGATGGCAGATATTCAATTGTATCCTGGGAATTCTGGCGGGCCTTTGGCTGATTGTCTCGGTCGCGTTGTGGGAATTAATACAATGGTTGTCAACGGTTTAGCTGTCGCCGTCCCTAGTTTAGCAGTCAACCGCTTTTTACTAGGTGCCAGCCGTCCGCAACTAGGAGTAACTTTGCAACCTGTGCTGATAGGTAACCGCAACCTGGGATTATTAGTTTTATCTGTGCTTCCTGATAGCGCAGCCGCCACAGCTGGCGTACAAATTGGCGATGTGTTGATTGGCGTGTCGGGGCGATCGCTCTCTAGATATGATGATTTAAGCAAATATCTGCAACAAAGCAAAGATGGCGAAGCCTTACCCCTACAAATTTGGCGTGGCAGTCAGCAATTTGTAGTTTATGTAGTATTGCAGAGTGGGAAAACTGCGGTGGAGTCGAGATGATTCGGGTAATGGTAGTTGCAACTTCCCCTGTGGTGCGGGCGGGTTTAGCGGCGGTTGTAACTAGCAATTCCCAGTTAACGGTGGTGGGGAGTGCATCCGATTTGGATGTGTTAACTAGGGAAGTAGAACAATTAGAACCTGATGTAGTGCTACTAGATTTAGGTGCGAATCTGCAACCAACAATCTGGGAAAAATTGCTTTTAATTCAACAGCAACAATATCCTCTAGGATTTTTGGTAATTGTAGAGGAACTAGAAAGCATTGATTTAGAAGCCGCCATTCATGCTGGCGTTCGGGGTTTATTACCCAGTACCAGTACAGAATCAGAAATTATCGCGGCGACAATTGCGATCGCAGATAATTTAGTAGTGCTACATCCGGATTTTTTAGAGTTACTACCCCTGCGGGAAAAAGTCACCACTACTCCCGTACAAACCCTAACACCCAGAGAAATTGAAGTTTTAGGAATGCTTGGTTCTGGTTTAGGTAATCGAGCGATCGCTAAACACCTGCATATTTCTGAGCATACTGTAAAGTTTCACATCTCATCGATTTTTCAAAAGCTAGGTGTGTCTTCCCGCACTGAGGCTGTAACTGTTGGTGTACGTCTGGGTTTGATTATGCTCTAAATCAACAGCTTCAGATTTGTAGATAAGTAGCTAAGTCTGTCATTGGAAATAAACCCAACTATTTATCCCAATTTAAAACAATAATGCGACAGATTGTAGGGGCATGGGCAATGCCCTGCCCTCTAGAATATATTGATGTGTCGCAAACATTATTTGATTTGGTATTAATAAACGTAAATAGTTTTAAAATCCTCACCAATGACTAATGACCAATGACAGCCTCAGCCAGTTATCTTTAATTTCGCCGATACACACATATTTTTTCTATTCGCTGTTAAGAATTCCCTGTCCCCTCCCTTTGTCCTATAACTTATCTACCCAACCGTTGTTAGTTAGATACAAATTAATTTGAATCTCAGGTGGATTATCTTTACTTTCTAGTATTTTATGAAGTGCACCATTTCCATCATTTAAAGGTTGATTGGCAAATATTCCTCTTTTCCACATAGTCCCAACTGTTGCTTGCACTTCTGGATCTTCAAACCATTTACCCAGATTTTTAAATTTGTAGGTGAATTTCACATTAGACACTTGGGGAGATCCAGGATAACTCTGCGGTTCAGTGAAGTTAAGAATTTTGTCAACTTCTGCTTCCCCAATACAAAAACCTCCTGTGGGTTGTGATTGTGGAGATCTGGGATAAACATTAGATGTGTAAAACTTTTCTCCCTCGGCTGTAACAGAATATTCAATTCCCGGAATACTTTTTCCTGAATAATCTTTTTTTTCCCCTTCTTTGCTAGATAAAAAGCCAACTTTTACCAAAGAATTAAGTTGGTTTATTTGTTCTGTTGCTAGCTTGGATATTGTAATCGGAAATGACTCCATATTTCCCAAAACAGGAACACACCCAACTCTGTGTTTAGTTAGGATTGTGTTGAGAGCTTGTTTAAAATTAGCCTCGCTAGCTTCTTTAGGATTACTACAACTAGCCAGAATTAAATTAAAGCTGATAAAAGTCAAGAAAATTATGCTGGTACTCTTTGTTTTCATGGGAAATCTCAAATCATTAATAGACTCATTCTTGTGTAATCTAGGAAAGCAGAAATAATTGCAATTGTGAGATTTATTAGTTGCAATTTCTCGGCATATTTTGCAAATAACCTCCTTAGAATATCGATTCATTAATCAAAAATGAACGATTTTTGGAGATTTTGCTGGGGTGGGCACTTTGAGATCATTAGTTTAAATACTGATGATCTCTAGTGCTCACCCTATGGTTTACTCAGGTTTACCGAATACTAAATCGGTGTTTTAGTAATCAAATTCTTAAACAGATGTTTTGGTAGCAAATCAGTACAAAGTTAATGTAACTTTACATACATATATTTGCCATATTGTGGTATTAATTTTTTTGTAAACTACTGAAGTCTCCCTATGCAGTTATTTTGCTATTGGTGGCTATATGGTCAATTTCTTATGTATTATAAAAATTTATAAAATAACGAAAAACCTATACAGATTTGATTACGGTATCAGCTAGATGCACTTCAGATATTACAAAATTACCTTTTTTTCAAGCTGACCAGTATGTCAACTTTAGTCAAGTATGAAATAATCAACTGGAACCCAACGGTATCAAAAATTATATGCTACATAAAAATATATATATTCATGCAGTTGTGATTATTATTACAACCATACTTAATCCCTTTGTAGGCAATTTATCTCCTTTTTTCAATGCACCTCAAGCAGTAGCACAAACTGCACAAGAAAGGAAAAGACAAGCTGATATTTTGCGACAAAAAAAAGATATAGAATCTTTGCAAGCAGCTTTAACTATTTATCAAGAAATTGGAGACAAAGAAGGAATAGTTGCGGCACTGCAGATGCTAGCAAAGAGGCATCGATATCAAAAGGAATATGTAAAAGAAATTGCCTATTTGCAACAAGCTTTAGTGATAGTAAAGCAACTGCAGCAACCAGAAAAAGAATTGGAAGTTTTGGAAGCGATCGCTAATTATTATAGAGGACAAGATAACTATGCTAAAACTATTGAATCTCTTCAGCAAATGTTAGCATTAGTACGCCAAATTAATCACCCTGAAAGAGAGTTTAATTACCTAGCTCGTATTAGCCGTACTTACAGTTTGCTCAAAGATGATGCTAAAACTATTGAATCTCTTCAGCAAATGTTGGTGTTAGCGCGTCGCATTAATAACCAGGATAAAGAGTTAACAGTTCTCCAGGAATTAGCTGCGGCTTACGGTCAGAACAACTATACTCAAGCAATGGCTTACTATCAGCAAGTTTTAGTACTAGCAAAAAAATTGCAAAAACCAGATATAGAGTTGCAAGTTCTCACAAGGCTAGTTAATATTCATGGTTATATTGGTGATGAAGCTAAAGTTGGTAAATACGCACAACAAAGTCTAGCCTTAGCAAGGCAACTACCAAATAAAGAGCGGGAATTAGAAGTTCTTAAAGATGTAGCTTTTGCCTACCAAATCATTAAAAATTATCCCAAAGCTATTGATTACTATAAGCAAACTTTAGCTTTAGCAAAACAACTAAATAAAGAAATTATAGAGAGTCAAACCCTACAAAAATTAGTACGGTTATTTGTAAAGATTGAAGACACAAATCAAGCAGATATATATGCACGTGCTGTTCTCATGTTAGCACAAAACAAATCACAAACAAATCAGACTTTAGAGGTTTTGAATGAACTAGCCTGGGCTTACTATTCTGGAGGAAATTATCACAAAGGGCTGGAATATCTTCAGCAAATGCTTTCTCTAGCACAAAAGTCACAAAATCAAAAACAAGAATTAGAAGCGCTTAACGATTTAGGTAAATTTTCTGATTCTTTAGAAGACTATGCCAAAGTTATTTACTACTATCAGCAAAGGCTAAAAATCGCCCGAAATACACAAAATCAGGAGATAGAGTTGGAGACTTTAAAATCTCTAACTAATGCTTATTTGATTTTAGGAGATTATGTCAAAGCAATTGATTACGAACAGCAAATTTTAACTGTAGGCAGGAAGTCCCAAGACCGGAAAATAGAATTGGAATCGCTGAGGTCTCTAGGTAGTATTTACAGCAATTTTGAAGATTATTATCAAGCAATTAACTACTATCAGCAAAGTTTAGCTGTAGCACGACAACTGAAAAATCGTGAAGCCGAAAGAATGCTGGTTGCAGATATAGCATCTGGATATTTTTCATTAAAAAACTATACCAAGGCACTGGAATATTTTCAGCAAAGTTTAACATTAGCGCGGCAAGAGAAGTTTAAGGGATTAGAAGTATCTCAATTAAGAGAGCTAGGTGATTTTTATTTAGCTAGAAAAGACTCCGTTAAAGCCATTAGCTACTTTCAACAAGCTTTAGAGGTAGCGCGACTAGATAAAGAATCCAAAGGACTTAATGAACAGTCTGCCCTCGAAACACTAGGTTATGCTTATCTTGAACTTGGAGACTATACTAAAGCAATTAGCTATGCCCAACAAAGTTTAGAAGTCGCGCAGAAAATCACTAAAATATATAGTGAAGATGTAGTATCTAGCAGCTTAATTCTCTTAGGAACTATCTACTACGAACAGGGGAACTACAACCAATCCCTTAAATATGCTCAAAAACTTTTAGAAATCGAAAATCTCACAGAAAAATTAACTACTAATTCTCAGTGGCAATCTTTAAGAAATTTAGGAATTTCTCTAGCTGAATCTGGTCATTTCACAGCAGCAGAGAAAAAACTACGTGCGAGTATTCAACAATATGAATCTGGCAGAAAAAAGCTAAACAATAATCAAGCCTATAATGATACATACAAAGTATCTTCTTTTGAGGATATCATTGATTCTTACCGGACTTTACAAAAAGTACTCATTGCTCAGAATCAGCCGCAATCAGCTTTAGAAATTGCCGAACAGGGACGTAGCCGCGTGTTTGTTGATTTATTAGCCAAGCGGTTATTGTCTAAGCAAGCTACTCCAGTAAGTCTTCAGCCATTAAATATCTCTCAAATTCAGCGAGTTGCTCAACACCAAAAAGCCACAATAGTTGAATATTCAATTACTAGGAGATATTGGTCAGATACTTGGAATCCACAACAATCAGAATTATATATTTGGGTTGTCAAACCTACAGGAGAAATTATATTTCGGCAAGTTGACCTTAAATCTCTGAAAACTCCTCTTAAAGATTTGATTCGCCAAACTCGTCAACTAATTAACCAAGGTAGAGGTAGTAACAAAAATAATCTGACAATCAAACAACTAGATAATCCCGAAGCACCGCCAATCAAAGATGTGGTTTCTCCAGTTGAGTCTTTGCGTATCAATCACCGCAGCTTACAGCAACTCCATCAACTACTCATTGCACCTATTGCTGATTTACTACCAAATGATCCTGATTCCCATGTAATTTTCATTCCTCAAGATGAACTCTTTCTTGTACCTTTTCCTGCGTTGCAAGATGCACAAAGCAAATTCTTAATAGAAAAGCATACGATACTGACCGCCCCAGCCATTCAAATTCTTGACCTAACCCATCAACGGCGTAAGCTGAATCGTAGAGATAAAAGTGCCTTGGTGGTAGGTAATCCTACGATGCCAAAAGTATCTTTTGTGCCGGGGCAATCTCCAGAACAATTATCACCTTTACCAGAAGCAGAAACAGAAGCGCAGTTAATTGCTCAGATGCTAGGTACTAAGGCTTTGATTGGCAATCAACCTACTAAAGCAACTGTGATATCAAAGTTACCAAAAGTCAACATCATTCATCTAGCTACTCACGGCTTACTGGATGATAGACGTGGCTTAGGAAGTAGTATTGCTCTAGCGCCTGATGTCGAAAAGCAGGAGGGTAACGGTAATGGTTTACTGACTGCTGATGAAATTCTCAATTTACAGCTAAATGCTGAATTAGTCGTTCTCAGTGCTTGCGACACTGGCGCGGGTAAGATTACAGGTGATGGGGTAATTGGTTTATCTCGCTCGTTTATTTCTGCTGGTGTTGCTAGTGTGTTGGTTTCTCTCTGGGCTGTACCGGATGCGCCGACAGCATCGTTAATGACTGAATTTTATCGCAGTTGGCAACAGCAACCAGATAAAGCTGCTGCACTGCGTCAGGCAATGTTGGTAACGATGAAACAACACCCTCATCCTAAAAATTGGGCGGCTTTCACTATTATTGGTGAGGCAGAGTAGACCTCAATACTCCGCGATTAAGGGTTTTCAATTGGTAATTTGGTTTGGGGAAAAGGTTAAAGGGTAAGGGTTAAAGGTTTTTTCTTGCCCCTTTTGCCCTTAACCGAAAAGTATAGGAATAGACTTTGTTGTTTCTGCAATAATTAGCCTCAACAACGTGCAGAACGGGGAAGGGTAAATTTTTCCTTTTCTGCGGCAAATTTACCACGCACCATTAATTTAGTTTCTTCAATTTCATAGATAAATGCTTCCACATCTTCAACATTCAGCAAGTCGGGACTGAAGTAAATCACGACTTCTTTAATGAGTTGAGGTATCCTATCCAAGATTTTTTGCAAGGGATACATTTGAGTAGTCACTAAATCGTAAAGATGAAGTGTGGTATTTTCTATCTCCATGCAGGCGATCGCATCTAAATCTGGGAAATAATGTAAAGGACGGCTACCTTCGTCAACGCAGAATACAGCCTTTTCGTTGACTACCCCAACTATATTAGAGACAGGTACACGGGTTTCTAGCAGTCTGTGCAACAATGCAATATCTTTGACATCTGCAAAATCCAGTGTTCTCAAGCCGTTGATGCTACCTGTGGAATTACACTTGAGTTTAAAGCTGTGTTCTGGAACAACGCGAAAGCCAAAAGGTAAATAATACTCTGGTTCCAACGTCGTCAATACTAGAGTTTCATAACGTTGGTCGCAATATTCCATTACTTCATTCATGACTTGGCGATAATAGCCTCTTCTGCGAAATCCCTCGCGGGTACATACGCCATGAACTCCGCCAACGGTTACCTTTTCACCCATGATGTACATCGGAATTTCTAAAACTCCGATATGGGTAATGGCGACATCATCATCAAAGAGAATGAAGGGAGTTGAAGCGTCTTCCCATGATGCACCTAGTTCTCGTGCGCGTTCAGCTAGGCTAGTAAGTCCCGGAAAGGTGGCTTCTACTAAGTCAAACAGCTTACTGCTTAAGGTAGGATCGGCAGAGAAGGATTTTTGGAAGCGATCGCAGCTCATAAATAAAATCTGGCTATCAATTCACTTATTCATACTACACATAATACAAAATTGATTCCAGATTTATTTCATGTCAAATAAAACTAAACCAAATTCCTCACCAGTCGTCCGAAAACCAATACTCCGATAAGCGGCTTGTGCTGCTAAGTTAGTTTGCTGTGTAAATAAGATAGCGCGTTCTACACCATGCGATCGCGCTTCTAACAATGAGCCTGCAACTACGCTTCTGGCATAGCCTTTACCTCTGAAAGCCGGCGGTGTCCACACTCCACCGATTTGGACAATATCTGGCAAGCGGGCGTTAAAGGTAGTATAAGCAACAGGTGTATCTTCTACTACTAAAATCCAATGTCTCGCTGTAGCTTGACGCGCTTCTATTGCATGGCGACAAGATAAACTTAAATCAGTATTTCCACTTTGTTTTAATGCTTCCACATTATAGGCAACACACCATTCAGTGAGTAAATCAAATTCTTCTTGGTGTGGCAATCGACACTTTACTTCACCGGATGCTAAGGCAGGGGGAATTTGTAAATCTGATAGTGCTAAGGAAAATAATAATTCACGCTCATCTATATTAGTGGGATGATGAGCCAGCCCTAAAACTTGCTTGGTAACTTCCACTTGTGCAGCCGGGCCAGCAATTCCAGAAATAGTGCGATGAGACTGGGCTACTGCTATTTGCACCACCTCTGGTAAATACACTGGCGCTTGTACCACCACCATGCCATTCCAATAATGGGCGGCGACTGCAACTATATTGTTATCTAACAACGCTGCAATATAAGTTCCCTGAAACCTTTCACCCACATCCACCAACCCCGCCTCTCGCCAATTAGAACGCAAAAACATCGAAGTATCGATATGTTGCAACAGAAAATTCTCTAGCAACATTTCATCACCTGGTTGTAGGGTTCTGATGGTGGGCATGGGTGGGGATGAGGGGGATGAGGGGGATGAGGGGAAAAGGGGAAGGGGACAAGGGGAAATAATTATGCCAATTACCAATTACCAATTCTCCATGCCCCATGCCCCATGCCCCATGCCCCATGCCCATCCCCTAATATCCCGCTATTCCAACCTTTCGCCAAGGGGCGAAGCCGTTGTTAATACCAAATAAGGCGGGTGCTAGGGTGGGATAGTGGCGGCGGAGGACGGATAACAGTCCATTGCTGTCGATCCAGTCTAGACCGAATTGGGTGTAAATTTCGGCGCGGTAGTCTTTGGTGAAGAAGCGATCGCTCTTGAGGCGGCGGGAAGCCATTAAAATAAATACTCGAAAGGCTGTGTCGCTAAAGCCAAAGCCGTCTGGTAAGTCTTCGGCAAACATGCCAACAACTAAATCAA contains the following coding sequences:
- a CDS encoding ISKra4 family transposase encodes the protein MNNHQSILSHINDTLQDLPECHHLEEFVGEFYNMWLKLGNFVQQSLFQALIEEKEAEYSHPRTKREKRYYTPLGEMVVVRRAYETTDGIKVKVDEELGLPKDKWLPMVLELACALGVSSEFPNSHSLFQKWTRLDLTQKTLANQVEKTGNQLQTQEFQVRCEQDTSSQFGIPNQEQEPPDLLYVGVDGVMTPLNQKQGYKEAKVGVIFWSKDHQKVGKKRGVIRTREYVATLKSRPEFTQRVSQLYNQVAGTKPTKTVVIGDGAHWIWSMASEQFPGSVEILDFFHLSEYVWAVAKAAYPNNEDYQLDWVKTQQQLLKKSQWNTVIENCHQFPKKKKDLKGAITDLERYLTNNQSRIDYHSYLKAGLMIGSGVVESSNRRVVTQRLKQAGMHWSLFGAEGVMALRAAYLSNSTRWSNFWSSKSYNYSQVA
- a CDS encoding S1C family serine protease codes for the protein MSSLLALSNSLADTVEQVGSSVVAVNAGRRVSSSGIHWRNGIIVTSDESLQRYEEITITLADGRTVGATHLGHDSSTDVAVFQISDAAVPVATIGDTTTLKVGNLVLGIARSNEGELRAALGAVSVVSGAWRSMNGGNIDQYIRPDITLYPGFAGGPLVDAAGNVVGMNTSGRRSTALTIPVATVNRVVEQLLAKGHIARGYLGVGMQPVRLPNNLTTTLNLLTDTGVIVVNVEPAGPADKAGVLLGDVLVKLDGTTVSDTGDVMALLNSSDRVGKTVPLQVVRGGVLVELAIAIGERPAE
- a CDS encoding S1C family serine protease codes for the protein MTNTSFPNIADELAALAAKLRHNTVKVRSGSQGVGSGVIWQADGLIITNAHVATSRRATVELADGRIFEAVRTKFDPQQDLAALKINATNLQTATIGDSDALRVGELVIAVGNPFADTGAVTTGIIHGQHQRAVMADIQLYPGNSGGPLADCLGRVVGINTMVVNGLAVAVPSLAVNRFLLGASRPQLGVTLQPVLIGNRNLGLLVLSVLPDSAAATAGVQIGDVLIGVSGRSLSRYDDLSKYLQQSKDGEALPLQIWRGSQQFVVYVVLQSGKTAVESR
- a CDS encoding response regulator transcription factor, translated to MIRVMVVATSPVVRAGLAAVVTSNSQLTVVGSASDLDVLTREVEQLEPDVVLLDLGANLQPTIWEKLLLIQQQQYPLGFLVIVEELESIDLEAAIHAGVRGLLPSTSTESEIIAATIAIADNLVVLHPDFLELLPLREKVTTTPVQTLTPREIEVLGMLGSGLGNRAIAKHLHISEHTVKFHISSIFQKLGVSSRTEAVTVGVRLGLIML
- a CDS encoding CHAT domain-containing protein, yielding MLHKNIYIHAVVIIITTILNPFVGNLSPFFNAPQAVAQTAQERKRQADILRQKKDIESLQAALTIYQEIGDKEGIVAALQMLAKRHRYQKEYVKEIAYLQQALVIVKQLQQPEKELEVLEAIANYYRGQDNYAKTIESLQQMLALVRQINHPEREFNYLARISRTYSLLKDDAKTIESLQQMLVLARRINNQDKELTVLQELAAAYGQNNYTQAMAYYQQVLVLAKKLQKPDIELQVLTRLVNIHGYIGDEAKVGKYAQQSLALARQLPNKERELEVLKDVAFAYQIIKNYPKAIDYYKQTLALAKQLNKEIIESQTLQKLVRLFVKIEDTNQADIYARAVLMLAQNKSQTNQTLEVLNELAWAYYSGGNYHKGLEYLQQMLSLAQKSQNQKQELEALNDLGKFSDSLEDYAKVIYYYQQRLKIARNTQNQEIELETLKSLTNAYLILGDYVKAIDYEQQILTVGRKSQDRKIELESLRSLGSIYSNFEDYYQAINYYQQSLAVARQLKNREAERMLVADIASGYFSLKNYTKALEYFQQSLTLARQEKFKGLEVSQLRELGDFYLARKDSVKAISYFQQALEVARLDKESKGLNEQSALETLGYAYLELGDYTKAISYAQQSLEVAQKITKIYSEDVVSSSLILLGTIYYEQGNYNQSLKYAQKLLEIENLTEKLTTNSQWQSLRNLGISLAESGHFTAAEKKLRASIQQYESGRKKLNNNQAYNDTYKVSSFEDIIDSYRTLQKVLIAQNQPQSALEIAEQGRSRVFVDLLAKRLLSKQATPVSLQPLNISQIQRVAQHQKATIVEYSITRRYWSDTWNPQQSELYIWVVKPTGEIIFRQVDLKSLKTPLKDLIRQTRQLINQGRGSNKNNLTIKQLDNPEAPPIKDVVSPVESLRINHRSLQQLHQLLIAPIADLLPNDPDSHVIFIPQDELFLVPFPALQDAQSKFLIEKHTILTAPAIQILDLTHQRRKLNRRDKSALVVGNPTMPKVSFVPGQSPEQLSPLPEAETEAQLIAQMLGTKALIGNQPTKATVISKLPKVNIIHLATHGLLDDRRGLGSSIALAPDVEKQEGNGNGLLTADEILNLQLNAELVVLSACDTGAGKITGDGVIGLSRSFISAGVASVLVSLWAVPDAPTASLMTEFYRSWQQQPDKAAALRQAMLVTMKQHPHPKNWAAFTIIGEAE